A single Blastocatellia bacterium DNA region contains:
- a CDS encoding DEAD/DEAH box helicase family protein, with amino-acid sequence MTSRKRGESGPALTSILQQYVKLENRLTLLAWLNHLLGYGSNWKLLEDCKTVAEGLGADGRSFLYHHLIARGSKVQIPADDLARYDENIRQHLEKINRCRAEKITLRYFQYLAALYTEIILDRLFHAKGQLLANLNAFVAKRNEARLPGEPQEKPFTEGDLTKLAYWMATGSGKTLLLHLNYYQFLHYNREPLENILLVTPNEGLSEQHLAELAASGIPARRFHLNAGGLWSNGQNMVQVIEITKLVEEKKGGGVSVPVEAFEGRNLIFVDEGHKGSGGEAWRKYRDALAATGFTFEYSATFGQALSAVRNDPLTAEYGKAIVFDYSYRYFYGDGFGKDFRILNLRDETDDEKTNVLLIGNLLSFYEQIRLYEEGKDGLRPYNLEKPLWVFVGSTVNAVYHENKKPRSDVLTVARFLHRVLSDRGWAVKTIGAVLDGKTGLVVPDGTDVFAGRFGYLKELGLTPESLYADLLTRLFHAPASGGLHLATIKSSPGELGLKAAGAEDYFGLIYIGDTSAFKKLVEEDAGGITLEDDAIAASLFERINRLDSAIHVLIGAKKFMEGWNSWRVASMGLLNIGQQEGAQIIQLFGRGVRLKGKGLSLKRSAALEGEHPQHIRLLETLNIFAVRANYMARFREYLEREGVEVEPPIELPLFVRTNGQFLRRGLVVPRPPEGRNFACEEGLILEPNTSISVQVDLSVRVQKLESGHYGLHTDEAHSGQAQKIPRESLAWIDWQQAYLDVLAYKERKGWSNLVIRPETLRQIIEQVPCTVVAEETVFRPTSFADRALLQQAVTRLLCRYVDRFYQVRREQWEEQTMVYRPLDRKDPNLGFRPSSVREERAGYVIRIPRSEQQLVTAVRQLLAEQERLYQQENAELSRIHFDRHLYQPLLVDMPDKAQIVPPGLKESEARFVRDLREYWNAEKDTSLAGKEVFLLRNLGRGRGVGFFEERGFYPDFILWLLDRKTKTQRIIFIEPHGMLHAKAYIRDEKAHLWERLPKLAAEIGKRSKRCDISLDAFIISATPFDELHQRYDDGTWDREKFAENHILFFERNDSYDYIKKLLGV; translated from the coding sequence AATCGCTGTCGCGCCGAGAAAATCACACTGCGCTACTTCCAGTATCTGGCTGCGCTCTACACCGAAATCATCCTCGACCGCCTGTTCCATGCCAAGGGCCAATTGCTGGCTAACTTGAATGCATTCGTCGCCAAACGCAACGAGGCCCGCCTGCCCGGCGAACCTCAGGAGAAACCCTTTACCGAAGGCGACCTGACCAAACTGGCATACTGGATGGCTACGGGCAGCGGCAAGACGCTGCTTCTGCACCTGAACTATTACCAGTTTCTGCATTACAACCGCGAGCCGTTGGAAAACATTCTGCTGGTCACGCCGAACGAGGGCCTGAGCGAGCAGCATCTGGCCGAGCTGGCTGCCTCCGGCATCCCAGCGCGACGCTTCCACCTGAACGCGGGCGGCCTGTGGAGCAACGGTCAGAACATGGTGCAGGTCATCGAAATCACTAAACTGGTGGAGGAAAAAAAGGGCGGCGGGGTGAGCGTCCCTGTGGAAGCCTTCGAGGGGCGCAATCTCATCTTTGTGGATGAAGGCCACAAAGGCAGCGGCGGCGAAGCCTGGCGCAAGTACCGGGACGCGCTGGCCGCAACCGGCTTTACCTTCGAGTACAGCGCCACCTTCGGGCAGGCCCTCTCGGCAGTCCGTAACGATCCCCTCACCGCCGAATACGGCAAAGCCATCGTTTTTGACTATTCGTACCGCTACTTCTACGGCGACGGCTTTGGCAAAGACTTTCGAATTCTGAACCTGAGGGACGAAACCGACGATGAAAAAACCAACGTGCTTCTGATTGGCAACCTGCTGTCCTTCTACGAGCAAATCCGGCTTTATGAAGAAGGCAAGGACGGCCTCCGTCCCTACAATCTGGAAAAACCGTTGTGGGTGTTCGTCGGCAGCACCGTCAACGCTGTCTATCACGAGAACAAGAAACCGCGCAGCGACGTGTTGACCGTGGCACGTTTCCTCCACCGCGTCCTTTCTGATCGCGGCTGGGCGGTCAAGACCATCGGAGCCGTCCTGGACGGCAAAACCGGCCTGGTTGTCCCCGATGGGACCGACGTTTTTGCCGGACGCTTCGGCTACCTGAAAGAACTCGGCCTGACACCGGAGAGCCTCTATGCCGACCTGCTGACGCGCCTGTTCCATGCGCCGGCCAGTGGCGGTCTGCACCTTGCTACCATCAAGAGCAGCCCCGGAGAACTTGGCCTCAAGGCAGCGGGCGCCGAAGACTACTTCGGTTTGATCTACATCGGCGACACCTCCGCTTTTAAGAAACTGGTGGAAGAAGACGCTGGCGGCATCACGCTGGAAGATGACGCCATCGCCGCCTCGCTCTTTGAGCGTATCAACCGTCTCGATTCGGCCATTCACGTGCTCATTGGCGCAAAGAAATTCATGGAAGGCTGGAATTCTTGGCGCGTGGCCAGCATGGGCTTGCTCAACATTGGGCAGCAGGAGGGAGCACAGATTATCCAGCTCTTTGGCCGCGGGGTGCGCCTAAAGGGCAAGGGCCTGAGCCTCAAGCGCAGCGCGGCACTGGAGGGGGAGCACCCCCAACACATCCGTCTGCTGGAAACGCTGAACATCTTTGCCGTGCGTGCCAACTACATGGCGCGATTCCGTGAGTATCTGGAACGTGAGGGCGTGGAAGTCGAGCCGCCTATTGAATTGCCCTTGTTCGTGCGGACAAATGGGCAGTTCCTCCGGCGCGGGCTGGTCGTGCCGCGTCCGCCCGAAGGCCGGAACTTTGCCTGTGAAGAAGGTCTTATCCTTGAACCAAATACATCAATCTCGGTGCAAGTGGATCTCTCCGTGCGCGTACAGAAACTGGAGAGTGGGCATTATGGCTTGCACACCGACGAGGCGCACAGTGGGCAAGCACAAAAGATTCCACGCGAGAGTCTGGCCTGGATAGACTGGCAGCAAGCCTATCTTGACGTGCTAGCCTACAAAGAACGCAAAGGGTGGAGCAATCTGGTGATCCGCCCTGAAACGCTGCGCCAAATCATTGAGCAGGTTCCCTGCACCGTCGTGGCAGAGGAGACTGTATTTCGCCCGACATCTTTTGCCGACCGCGCCTTACTCCAGCAGGCCGTCACCCGGCTCCTGTGCCGTTATGTGGATCGCTTCTATCAGGTGCGGCGCGAGCAATGGGAAGAGCAAACGATGGTTTATCGTCCCCTGGATCGAAAGGATCCTAACCTGGGGTTCAGGCCGTCAAGTGTTCGCGAAGAAAGAGCAGGCTACGTTATCCGAATTCCACGCTCTGAACAGCAATTGGTGACCGCAGTACGACAATTGCTTGCGGAGCAAGAACGCCTTTACCAGCAGGAGAATGCCGAGCTGTCACGCATCCATTTCGACCGCCACCTGTACCAGCCTCTTTTGGTAGACATGCCGGACAAGGCGCAGATCGTGCCGCCGGGACTGAAGGAGAGCGAAGCGCGATTTGTACGCGACCTGCGCGAGTACTGGAACGCCGAGAAGGACACATCACTGGCCGGAAAGGAAGTTTTCCTCCTGCGCAACCTGGGGCGAGGGCGTGGCGTTGGCTTTTTTGAAGAACGCGGCTTCTACCCGGATTTTATCCTGTGGCTGTTAGATCGTAAGACCAAGACCCAGCGTATCATTTTCATTGAGCCGCACGGCATGTTGCACGCCAAAGCGTACATTCGTGATGAGAAGGCGCACTTGTGGGAGCGGTTACCGAAACTCGCGGCGGAGATCGGGAAACGGAGCAAGCGCTGTGATATATCGCTGGATGCCTTCATCATCTCTGCGACCCCTTTCGACGAGTTGCACCAACGCTACGATGATGGCACATGGGATAGAGAAAAATTTGCTGAGAACCACATTCTTTTTTTCGAACGCAACGACAGCTACGACTACATAAAGAAACTCCTGGGAGTATAG